The following are encoded in a window of Rissa tridactyla isolate bRisTri1 chromosome 3, bRisTri1.patW.cur.20221130, whole genome shotgun sequence genomic DNA:
- the RAB23 gene encoding ras-related protein Rab-23: protein MLEEDMEVAIKVVVVGNGAVGKSSMIQRYCKGIFTKDYKKTIGVDFLERQIQVNDEDVRLMLWDTAGQEEFDAITKAYYRGAQACVLVFSTTDRESFKAIPTWKEKVMTEVGDIPTVLVQNKIDLLDDSCIKNEEAEALAKKLKLRFYRASVKEDLNVTEVFKYLADKYLQRLKQQTAEDPELVHTSSNKIGVFNTAGGSHANQNSSTLNGGDVINLRPNKQRTKKTRSPFSNCSIP from the exons ATGTTGGAAGAAGATATGGAGGTGGCCATCAAGGTGGTGGTAGTAGGAAATGGAGCTGTTGGGAAGTCCAGTATGATTCAGCGATATTGCAAGGGGATTTTTACAAAAGACTACAAGAAAACTATTGGTGTAGATTTCCTGGAAAGACAAATCCA AGTTAATGATGAGGATGTCAGGCTAATGTTATGGGACACTGCGGGTCAAGAAGAATTTGATGCAATAACTAAGGCCTACTATAGAG gAGCCCAGGCTTGTGTTCTGGTGTTTTCTACAACTGACAGAGAGTCCTTCAAAGCCATCCCTACCTGGAAGGAGAAGGTCATGACTGAAGTTGGAGACATTCCCACAGTTCTTGTGCAGAATAAGATTGATCTTCTTGATGACTCTTGTATAAAGAA TGAAGAGGCAGAAGCGCTGgcaaaaaagctaaaattaaggTTCTACCGAGCATCTGTGAAGGAAGACCTAAACGTAACTGAAG TTTTTAAGTATTTGGCTGATAAATATCTTCAAAGGCTGAAGCAACAAACAGCAGAAGATCCAGAACTAGTACATACAAGCAGTAACAAGATTG GTGTTTTTAATACAGCTGGTGGAAGTCACGCCAACCAAAATTCTAGCACTCTTAATGGTGGAGATGTCATCAACCTTAGACCAAACAAACAGAGGACCAAGAAAACCAGAAGCCCTTTTAGCAACTGCAGCATACCTTAG